From Chryseobacterium joostei, the proteins below share one genomic window:
- a CDS encoding ROK family protein, protein MQNIVGIDIGGSHITLAQVNPEKREIIASTYVREHVNSFDEKEVIFSAWVSAIEKGAHDLAKKDLLIGIAMPGPFDYENGVSLMQQGKFIDMYQINIKEELAKRLSISQNQIHFVNDAAAFMEGEVFGGCVQDFKRIFGVTLGTGLGTTFYNGEIATDEDLWDSPFKDSICEDYLATRWFVNYYAELTGEQISGTKDLLDKPVEIRTKIFDEYADSFSGFIVNYVDEYKPEVLVIGGNIAKAYPYFEERFLHNLKKNNINLQVRISAIFEDAAILGAASYALKKSI, encoded by the coding sequence ATGCAGAATATAGTAGGAATCGATATTGGAGGGTCACATATTACGCTGGCTCAGGTAAATCCTGAAAAACGTGAAATTATTGCTTCAACTTATGTAAGGGAACATGTTAATTCCTTTGATGAGAAAGAAGTTATTTTTTCTGCGTGGGTTTCAGCCATTGAAAAAGGAGCTCATGATCTGGCAAAAAAGGATCTTTTAATAGGCATTGCAATGCCCGGACCTTTTGATTACGAAAACGGAGTCTCTTTGATGCAACAAGGAAAATTCATCGATATGTATCAGATAAATATCAAAGAAGAACTGGCAAAAAGACTATCCATTTCACAGAATCAGATTCATTTTGTAAATGATGCGGCAGCCTTTATGGAAGGGGAAGTGTTTGGGGGTTGTGTACAGGATTTTAAAAGAATTTTTGGTGTGACACTCGGTACAGGGCTTGGAACCACTTTTTACAACGGAGAAATAGCGACCGATGAAGATTTGTGGGATTCCCCTTTTAAAGATTCTATCTGCGAAGACTATCTGGCAACACGTTGGTTTGTCAACTACTATGCAGAATTAACCGGTGAACAAATCTCAGGAACCAAGGATCTATTGGATAAACCTGTAGAAATACGAACCAAAATATTTGATGAATATGCGGACTCCTTTTCCGGATTCATTGTAAACTACGTAGATGAATATAAACCGGAAGTTTTAGTTATAGGAGGAAATATTGCAAAAGCTTATCCTTATTTTGAGGAAAGATTTCTTCATAATTTAAAAAAGAATAATATTAATTTGCAGGTCAGAATCTCAGCTATTTTTGAAGATGCAGCCATTCTGGGAGCTGCCAGCTATGCATTAAAAAAGAGTATATAA